A region of the Nitrospirota bacterium genome:
ATGACCTTGAATCCCAGCGTGTGAGCCAGCTCGATGATGGAGCGCACGATGACGGCGTCGCCGGCGTTCGTCACCATGGGCCCGACGAACGAGCGGTCGATCTTGATCGACTGAACCGGCAGCCTCTTCAGATACGTCAACGACGAGTGGCCGGTGCCGAAGTCGTCCACCGACATGCGGACGCCCATCGTGTGCAGGCGCGTGAGAATTTCCAGGGCTCGTTGCGGGTCCGCCATGACCACGCTTTCGGTGATTTCCAACTCCAGGGCCTGGGGGGCGACGTCCGCGTGGTGGATGATGGCCGCCACCTGGTCCACCAGGCCGGGATCCTGCAGGCTTCGCGCGGACAGGTTCACGGCGACCGGGATGGATAGCCCCGCGTCGTGCCACGTCCGGCACTGACGGAGCGCCGTGGTCAACACCCACAACGTGAGGGGCTTGATCAGTCCCGCATGTTCCGCGAGCTGGATGAAGGTGTCCGGCGGAACGAGCCCGCGGTCGGGGTGTTGCCACCGTAACAACGCTTCCACCCCGACCGTGCGACCCGCGTGGATGTCGATCTTGGGCTGATACTGGAGGAACAACTGGTTGTTGTCGATCGCACGGCGAAGGTCGCTGATGAGGGTGAGGCGGTCCGGGTCGTAGTGGTCTCGTGCGGCGGTATAGACGAAGTATTCGTTCCCGGCTTCCTTGGCCACGTACATGGCTACGTCCGCCCGCTGCATGATCTGGTCCGCGCTGTCCCCGTGGACCGGATAGACCGCGATTCCGATACCGGCGCCCACGGCGACGGTCGCGTCCCCGAGTTCGAAGGGCTCTTGAAACACGTCGAGAACTTTCTGGGCCACCACCGCGGCTTGCTCGGCGTCCGTGCCCGGGAGGAGGACCGCGAACTCGTCTCCGCCCAGACGGGCGATCAGGTCCGACTCCCGCAGCGCGCGGCGCAGGCGCGGGCCGACTTGTTGCAGCAACAGGTCGCCGTTCCGGTGGCTCAGCGTGTCGTTGATCTCCTTGAACAGGTTGATGTCCAGCATCAGCAATGCGACCGTGGTCTGCTCGCGTTGCGCCAGTTTAACGGCCTGCTCCAGATGATCGTGCAACAGCGCGCGATTCGGCAGTTGGGTGAGCAGATCGTGGGTGGCCTGGTGCGCCACGGCGGCGGTCTGCCGCTGCAAGGACGTCGCCATCTCGTCGAAGGCCTTGGCAAGCTGCCCCAATTCGCTGTCGTCGGACGGCAACCCGGTGCGGGCGGTGAGGTCGCCGGCGCTCAACCGGCGCGTGGCCGCGACAATGGCGTTGACGCGGCGCAACAGAAACACGTCGCATCCCGCCCAGGCCGCGGCCAGTGCCAGAACCCACACCAGACCCAGCCCGGCCAGATTACGGCTCAGCGTCTTGTCGGCGTGGGCGAACGCGGTCTCTCTGGGAATGCCGATGCTGACGTAGGCGTATCCGGCTTGCGGCACCTGGGACAGCGGCGTAAAGGCCACGAGGTGTTCGACGCCGTCGGGCTGACGGGCCGTGGTCACACCTTCGCCCTGCGCCAGCACGGTTCGCAGGAATCCTTCATCGGCCACCCGTCGGCCCACCCAGCCCTCTGATTCGGGATACCGGACCAAGACCGCGCCCTGGCGGTCGATCACGGTGAGAGAGGAGCCGGTCGGCATGTTGGCCTCGGCCGCCAGGTGGTTCAGCCACTCCAAGTCCATGGCCGCGAAGACGACCGCGTGGGCCGCACCGTCGGCATCGAGCACGGGTTGACCGAAGTTGATCGTGGCTTTCCTCGTGATGTTGCCGATTTGGTAATCACCCACCGCGAATTCGCGCGTGGCCAGCGCGCGTTGAAAATAGGTTCGGTGGGCCGCGCTCAAGGGACGATTGAACGGGAGCGCGCTGCAAAAGATCATCCCCTTCGCGTCGATCACGCCCAAGTTGGCGTAAAAGGGGTAGGCGCCCAGCAGATCCGCGAACGCCGACGTACATTCTTCGCCGTGAGCGAGGCGGACCTCGGGGAGCTTTGCCAGGGCGACGAGGAGTTGGCGCGCTCCCTCGATGAAGCGCTGCTGCTGGGCGGAGGCGATCCGGGCGAACCGCAGCGCCTCGGCCTGCACGTGATCTTCCGCGGCCCCGCGCTGTTCCGACGCGGTGTAGAGAATCAGGATCAGCGCGGGTGTCACCGCGGCCAACACGAGCAGCACCACCAACGTGCGAAGACTGTTCAAGGCCCGTCGGATCATCGACTCAACTCGCCCCAACCGGTTCGTTGGACGTGTTCAACTCACTGCGGCGAGTCAAGTCTATCGGTGGAGGTGACGCTGTCAATCACCGCGTGACTTGGAACGCGACTGAACCGATTGATGTTCCAGGGAAGGAATTACTTGGTCAGCAGCTTTCGGATTTTTCGGAGCTCCTCGCGGCGCTGGATCCCAAGCTCGGGATAGCTCATTTTGAG
Encoded here:
- a CDS encoding EAL domain-containing protein, producing the protein MIRRALNSLRTLVVLLVLAAVTPALILILYTASEQRGAAEDHVQAEALRFARIASAQQQRFIEGARQLLVALAKLPEVRLAHGEECTSAFADLLGAYPFYANLGVIDAKGMIFCSALPFNRPLSAAHRTYFQRALATREFAVGDYQIGNITRKATINFGQPVLDADGAAHAVVFAAMDLEWLNHLAAEANMPTGSSLTVIDRQGAVLVRYPESEGWVGRRVADEGFLRTVLAQGEGVTTARQPDGVEHLVAFTPLSQVPQAGYAYVSIGIPRETAFAHADKTLSRNLAGLGLVWVLALAAAWAGCDVFLLRRVNAIVAATRRLSAGDLTARTGLPSDDSELGQLAKAFDEMATSLQRQTAAVAHQATHDLLTQLPNRALLHDHLEQAVKLAQREQTTVALLMLDINLFKEINDTLSHRNGDLLLQQVGPRLRRALRESDLIARLGGDEFAVLLPGTDAEQAAVVAQKVLDVFQEPFELGDATVAVGAGIGIAVYPVHGDSADQIMQRADVAMYVAKEAGNEYFVYTAARDHYDPDRLTLISDLRRAIDNNQLFLQYQPKIDIHAGRTVGVEALLRWQHPDRGLVPPDTFIQLAEHAGLIKPLTLWVLTTALRQCRTWHDAGLSIPVAVNLSARSLQDPGLVDQVAAIIHHADVAPQALELEITESVVMADPQRALEILTRLHTMGVRMSVDDFGTGHSSLTYLKRLPVQSIKIDRSFVGPMVTNAGDAVIVRSIIELAHTLGFKVIAEGVETRETWDHLAQLGCNEAQGYYVSRPLAADALTTWLAESAWPVGPSTSDVQAKP